The Arcanobacterium pinnipediorum genome includes a region encoding these proteins:
- a CDS encoding leucine-rich repeat domain-containing protein — MALKSIKATWSKTVVASTLALGLSLTPMVASAAEAIDVPDEYLANCINTELKKPAGSVITDEDAANLTKLSCRRGVTNLSALGSFTNLIRLDLGENPGITSIDEIKSLTNLTQLVLQNDTAIENFDALKNHPALERLTLNNTGLEDSDLKNIVATIPTLTHLSISNNTLVDLSPMTRQAFPNLFDLRLASNQVKDLSPLDAFEFKKLYAAHQVIHDGPTAYVPAGATTYVFPAQRPEIIASDGDSGVIIESDKFSSKYTLGTDLVTFTELPEDLTELVAKFHDPQPRDNETYNGWILYPVVVSDVTSLKPVNAVVDKKYSHQFTVTKGFPATKWTLASQPIPGLMLDQKTGTLTGTPTETGQYEIVIAIEDEFGNTINHTTTLAVETAPVVDTPVSITRVPRAHAIDPAQCDVKPYVTIEGTPGVEFTINSLPVAAGTYTYNYGERILVQAKPLAGFALEGQSTWEWTAMDRPASCDAKAPITPTPTTPKVSSTDGQLAKTGLSTPLSAGIVSLALLGLGGAAVLSRRMRNA; from the coding sequence ATGGCACTAAAATCAATAAAAGCGACATGGTCAAAGACCGTAGTTGCATCTACACTTGCGCTGGGATTGAGTTTAACTCCGATGGTTGCCAGTGCCGCGGAAGCTATTGATGTTCCAGATGAATATCTAGCAAACTGTATTAACACCGAGCTTAAAAAGCCTGCAGGAAGTGTCATCACCGATGAAGACGCTGCCAACCTCACTAAACTGAGCTGCCGTCGTGGAGTTACGAATCTGAGCGCACTAGGCTCTTTTACTAACTTGATCCGCTTAGATTTGGGCGAAAATCCTGGTATTACGAGCATTGACGAGATTAAGTCGTTGACGAATCTCACGCAGCTAGTTCTTCAAAATGACACAGCGATAGAGAACTTTGACGCATTGAAGAATCACCCAGCGCTTGAACGCTTGACGCTGAACAACACTGGATTAGAAGATTCTGATTTGAAAAACATTGTTGCCACGATACCAACTCTGACTCATCTTTCGATCAGTAACAACACACTAGTTGATCTTTCCCCCATGACTCGGCAGGCATTCCCGAACCTCTTCGACCTTCGACTGGCGAGCAACCAGGTAAAGGATCTCTCACCATTGGATGCTTTTGAGTTCAAGAAGCTGTACGCAGCCCATCAAGTGATTCATGACGGCCCAACGGCATATGTGCCAGCTGGAGCAACCACCTATGTTTTCCCAGCGCAACGCCCAGAAATTATTGCTTCTGACGGCGATAGTGGCGTGATCATTGAATCTGATAAGTTCAGCTCGAAATACACTCTTGGAACTGACCTGGTAACGTTCACTGAACTACCTGAAGATCTGACCGAACTGGTAGCTAAATTCCATGATCCGCAGCCGCGCGATAACGAAACATATAATGGCTGGATCCTCTACCCAGTTGTTGTCTCAGATGTAACAAGTCTAAAACCAGTTAATGCTGTCGTTGACAAGAAATACTCCCACCAATTCACCGTCACTAAAGGTTTCCCCGCAACAAAGTGGACATTGGCCTCCCAGCCGATACCTGGTCTGATGCTTGATCAGAAAACGGGTACATTGACCGGTACTCCAACCGAAACCGGCCAATACGAAATCGTTATTGCAATCGAAGATGAATTTGGCAACACCATTAACCACACCACGACACTCGCTGTAGAGACTGCTCCAGTAGTAGACACCCCAGTGAGCATCACGCGTGTTCCACGAGCACACGCGATAGATCCCGCACAATGCGATGTCAAACCCTATGTCACGATCGAAGGCACTCCAGGTGTTGAATTCACGATCAACTCACTGCCAGTGGCCGCTGGAACCTACACCTATAATTACGGTGAACGTATTCTTGTTCAAGCCAAGCCTTTAGCTGGCTTCGCCCTCGAAGGCCAGAGCACTTGGGAGTGGACTGCTATGGATCGCCCAGCATCGTGTGATGCAAAGGCACCTATCACCCCTACGCCTACCACGCCTAAGGTTTCATCAACGGATGGACAACTGGCAAAGACCGGCCTGAGCACTCCGTTGAGCGCTGGCATTGTAAGCCTGGCACTTCTTGGTTTGGGTGGGGCAGCTGTGCTTAGCCGCAGAATGCGCAACGCCTAG
- a CDS encoding carbohydrate ABC transporter permease — MTSTLEIDSSRKRSRRTRELHEARTGWIFMLPFVLGFTLVFLLPIGASIYSSFFQDVSDGGGLYGGSELISEFVGLDNYYNTVANERFWLGIMRVVLYTLIQVPVMIFLGLALALVLDSLLVRHVTVYRLGYFLPFAIPGIVAAIIWLYIYTPEISPLIAILNSLGLDVDLMSKNLIFFSMANMTTWTYTGYNMLIFLAALQAIPTELEEAARLDGATGFQIVTKVKVPMVRGAVLLSVLLSIVGTIQLFNEPAVLSTVNRWMGADYTPMMMAYNTMIGQITPSGDGPAAATSIVMAVIAGSLAVGYALIERKVND; from the coding sequence ATGACTAGCACACTAGAAATTGATAGCTCGCGCAAACGAAGTAGACGTACTCGAGAGCTTCATGAAGCCCGAACCGGCTGGATCTTTATGCTCCCATTTGTTCTCGGCTTTACCTTAGTTTTTCTACTCCCCATCGGGGCATCAATATATTCGTCATTCTTCCAAGACGTCTCTGACGGCGGCGGACTCTACGGCGGAAGCGAGCTCATAAGTGAGTTCGTTGGGTTAGATAATTACTACAACACTGTTGCTAACGAGCGATTCTGGCTCGGAATTATGCGAGTAGTTCTCTACACTCTCATCCAAGTTCCGGTCATGATCTTCCTCGGTTTGGCACTTGCTCTTGTTCTAGATTCACTTTTAGTCCGGCACGTAACCGTCTACCGCCTTGGCTACTTTTTGCCGTTCGCTATCCCAGGTATCGTCGCTGCGATCATCTGGCTCTACATCTACACTCCAGAAATATCGCCGCTGATTGCTATTTTGAACAGTCTGGGTTTGGATGTGGATCTGATGAGCAAGAACCTGATCTTCTTCTCGATGGCGAATATGACGACGTGGACCTACACCGGCTACAACATGCTGATCTTCCTTGCAGCCTTGCAGGCGATTCCTACCGAGCTGGAAGAAGCCGCCCGCCTCGATGGAGCTACTGGGTTCCAGATTGTCACAAAGGTGAAGGTTCCTATGGTTCGTGGGGCAGTGCTCTTGTCAGTCCTGCTATCGATCGTTGGAACGATCCAACTCTTCAACGAGCCAGCTGTTTTGTCTACCGTGAATCGGTGGATGGGTGCTGACTACACGCCGATGATGATGGCGTATAACACGATGATTGGGCAGATCACCCCATCTGGCGATGGCCCAGCAGCTGCGACGTCGATTGTGATGGCAGTAATTGCGGGTTCACTAGCTGTTGGATATGCCTTGATTGAGCGGAAGGTGAATGACTGA
- a CDS encoding DUF4091 domain-containing protein: MEALIVDELTKILPTQRPQPAQLSRTRFANEPFQFQIAWKETPQGITRIETTITICAGDSAIVQCEEAMLVGATTPFITGDEDGYLVSEPALVPDVLRPLRVQKSDNETKPVTWTCQANQRHQGWNSVWVSIENPGNHIDVSVGGIPLPSITITTIPALLPQPDIVNTRWFHCDSLAHVARVPVWSEAHWKMIENHMIAARRMHINCLLMPLWTPPLDTAPGQQRLPTQLLEITRDDNGQYSFDGTRAIRWLNLLKKHGFSAVEIPHIFTQWGAKACAQFYIRQDDDVRPAFGWDTPATDPAYREFLEQLIAFVRQFLGKHVDPDSVYFHISDEPDADNVATYLAAQNQVRDLLDGCRVIDALSEVTYHELVETPVVATDAIATFRAHNIEPEWVYYCICQETNLANQFIAQRPNRHRQLGFQLYKARARGFLQWGYNFYNTQLSTGYVDPFWENDAGGGFISGDPFIVYPAPEGKVWESIRHRMVGGGFADLATCQFAEKLIGRDGVLKIIDPDGDLDYDTGWVSERELIRRREELNSAINASLNQETKEV; the protein is encoded by the coding sequence ATGGAGGCCCTCATAGTTGATGAACTGACGAAAATTCTCCCTACGCAACGCCCTCAACCAGCTCAACTTTCCCGCACACGGTTCGCTAACGAACCATTCCAATTCCAGATCGCATGGAAAGAAACCCCACAAGGCATCACCCGGATTGAAACAACCATCACTATCTGTGCTGGAGACTCAGCAATCGTGCAATGCGAAGAAGCCATGCTCGTTGGTGCCACCACCCCCTTTATCACTGGAGACGAAGACGGATATCTCGTCAGCGAACCAGCACTCGTGCCCGATGTACTGCGCCCACTTCGCGTCCAAAAAAGCGATAACGAAACGAAGCCAGTAACCTGGACATGCCAGGCTAATCAGCGCCATCAAGGCTGGAACAGTGTGTGGGTAAGTATCGAAAACCCGGGCAATCACATTGACGTGAGCGTTGGCGGAATACCACTGCCATCAATAACGATCACGACCATTCCTGCACTGCTGCCGCAACCCGATATTGTTAATACTCGCTGGTTCCACTGTGATTCCTTAGCCCATGTAGCACGAGTGCCGGTGTGGAGCGAAGCGCACTGGAAGATGATCGAAAACCATATGATCGCAGCTCGACGCATGCATATTAACTGCTTGCTGATGCCGTTATGGACCCCGCCACTTGATACCGCTCCCGGCCAGCAGCGTCTGCCCACCCAGCTATTAGAGATTACCCGTGACGATAACGGACAGTATTCATTTGATGGTACTCGCGCCATACGATGGCTGAATTTGCTGAAAAAACACGGTTTTAGCGCCGTCGAAATCCCCCATATATTCACCCAGTGGGGAGCCAAAGCCTGCGCCCAGTTCTATATTCGACAAGACGACGACGTTCGTCCCGCCTTCGGCTGGGACACCCCAGCTACCGATCCGGCATACCGCGAATTCCTCGAACAGCTCATAGCGTTCGTGCGCCAGTTCCTTGGTAAACACGTAGATCCGGACTCCGTGTACTTCCATATTTCAGACGAACCAGATGCAGACAACGTCGCGACCTACCTCGCGGCCCAAAATCAAGTACGTGACCTCCTCGACGGTTGCCGTGTCATCGATGCCCTATCCGAAGTCACTTACCACGAACTGGTTGAAACCCCCGTCGTCGCCACCGATGCAATTGCGACGTTCCGAGCCCACAATATTGAACCCGAGTGGGTGTATTACTGTATTTGCCAAGAAACCAACCTTGCCAATCAATTCATCGCCCAACGTCCCAACCGGCACCGCCAACTCGGATTCCAGCTCTATAAAGCGCGCGCTCGCGGATTTTTACAGTGGGGATACAATTTCTACAACACTCAGCTATCTACCGGCTATGTGGATCCCTTCTGGGAAAATGATGCCGGTGGCGGATTTATCTCCGGTGATCCCTTTATCGTCTACCCCGCACCGGAGGGCAAAGTGTGGGAAAGTATTCGCCACCGCATGGTTGGCGGCGGATTTGCAGATCTAGCCACCTGCCAATTCGCTGAAAAACTTATTGGACGTGACGGTGTACTTAAGATCATTGATCCAGACGGCGATCTCGATTATGACACCGGTTGGGTGAGCGAACGGGAGTTGATTCGCCGTCGAGAAGAACTGAATTCAGCTATCAATGCCTCGCTTAATCAAGAAACGAAGGAAGTATGA
- a CDS encoding ABC transporter substrate-binding protein yields the protein MTTLSHRSKVAAILATVSLATAGLAGCSSDEEKKATPEETEPKAGIELEYVHRLPDGEGMVKVQEIVDRWNKEHPDVMVKATKFDGKAADLFQKLQKDVATDTAPCLAQLGYSEVPEAFVKGMVEDVTKQAEKYKDNFSGAYGQMGAGGKIVGLPQDTGPLVYFYDKAEFDALGLTVPTTLDELKATAMKAAEQGKFILNFEPDEAAHWLSAQAAAVGEPWYSTEGDKWKINVENKGSEVVAAFWQELIDAQAVGTINRWDDAYTKALTDKKIIGNIGAAWEAGFMLDPVVPEDTEGTWRVALLPDFGDGVKTGPDGGSGVAVMKGCKHIDEAMEFNNWFNTQTEDLATQGLVVAAKGEVTTPEKIKRQFGGQDVFTELAKANDSLNPDFQYIPGFSAVGQKMVDTAANVIDSKGKIADIFAAAQEESVNTLKNLKLPVAE from the coding sequence ATGACAACATTGTCGCATCGCAGCAAGGTTGCTGCGATTTTGGCAACTGTTTCACTGGCAACCGCAGGTTTAGCTGGTTGTTCGTCGGACGAAGAAAAGAAGGCAACACCTGAAGAAACTGAACCAAAGGCAGGAATCGAACTCGAATACGTTCACCGTCTGCCCGATGGTGAAGGTATGGTCAAGGTTCAAGAGATTGTAGATCGGTGGAATAAAGAACATCCCGATGTTATGGTCAAGGCAACCAAATTCGATGGTAAGGCTGCGGATCTATTCCAAAAGCTCCAAAAGGATGTTGCAACCGATACCGCTCCATGTTTGGCACAGCTTGGCTACTCCGAAGTACCAGAAGCCTTTGTTAAGGGCATGGTCGAAGACGTCACCAAGCAGGCCGAAAAGTACAAGGACAACTTCTCTGGCGCCTATGGCCAGATGGGTGCAGGTGGAAAGATCGTCGGTCTTCCACAAGATACTGGCCCACTTGTCTACTTCTATGACAAGGCAGAATTCGACGCACTTGGCTTAACGGTTCCAACAACACTCGATGAGTTGAAGGCAACCGCAATGAAGGCGGCAGAACAAGGCAAGTTCATTTTGAACTTCGAGCCAGATGAGGCCGCTCACTGGCTTTCCGCACAAGCCGCTGCAGTAGGTGAGCCATGGTACTCCACCGAAGGTGATAAGTGGAAGATCAACGTTGAGAACAAGGGTTCGGAAGTTGTTGCAGCCTTCTGGCAAGAACTCATCGATGCTCAGGCAGTAGGCACAATCAACCGCTGGGACGATGCATACACCAAGGCTCTCACCGACAAGAAGATCATCGGTAACATTGGTGCTGCATGGGAAGCTGGCTTTATGCTTGACCCAGTTGTTCCAGAAGATACTGAAGGAACTTGGCGCGTAGCATTGTTGCCAGATTTCGGTGACGGCGTCAAGACCGGTCCAGACGGCGGCTCCGGCGTTGCTGTGATGAAGGGCTGCAAGCACATTGACGAGGCAATGGAGTTCAACAACTGGTTCAACACCCAGACTGAAGATCTCGCAACACAAGGCCTAGTTGTTGCAGCCAAGGGCGAGGTCACTACTCCAGAAAAGATCAAGCGTCAGTTCGGTGGCCAGGACGTGTTCACTGAGCTCGCTAAGGCAAACGATAGCCTAAACCCTGACTTCCAGTATATTCCAGGATTCTCTGCAGTAGGACAAAAGATGGTAGACACTGCAGCAAACGTTATTGATTCCAAGGGCAAGATCGCCGATATTTTCGCGGCAGCTCAAGAAGAATCAGTCAACACGTTGAAGAATCTTAAGCTACCTGTTGCCGAATAA
- a CDS encoding glycoside hydrolase family 2 TIM barrel-domain containing protein — protein MTKPAYIEEVSAATGSLIPARTWRPAIEYRHHISLNGQWQFRLHPTAQIDDSSPWETIELPCHWVFSSQRDEHGRLLWTRGKPIYTNRHYPFALNPPHIPQDNPTGEHRRTFVVTAQALADIAAGGRAIIRFLGVESVAQVLINDVELAVLRGSRLMHEVDISKAVHEGTNTISVIVSQWSAMSYVEDQDQWWLAGIFRDVDFYVDCAGSFRDVRLHGDYDPETNTATLHIRVESDEAAYTCRIGNHEHVLRAGRWESVVVESGLPWSPDAPHLYPLTLTNSADTRTIRVGFRRIEVFHGDRPRILLNGKKLELRGVNRHETHPDKGRAFDPDQLRRDLTMMKRHNINAIRTAHYPHDPRFYDLADEFGFWVVCEVDLETHGFVFGDWVDNPTDSPQWRAVYEDRAMRTIARDYNHPSIIFWSLGNESGYGENMARSAALIRREDPSRPIHYEGDYDGRISDVHSRMYLPIEQIHAICSPDGDVPLSDVATWGHIRQFPLLNCEYGHAMGNGPGALVDYDECIDRYEQYHGGFVWEWRDHGLRTWDEAEEYFGYGGDFGERTHDSNFVIDGLVRSDGVPSPALAELKAVYTPVKLTARAEPGRLIVDVHNRFHAQRSRIVTTHVYVDQTYLGVVDHDVAPGERETILWENNAISPESVINLVSRRNSIPIPGNSWEEEGWEVSRTQIRPTVSPLRYPRTEAVERATQPLVQIEGEQLIRALGLPIDDIRPSLWRAPTDNDESRGFGSFSLASPAKTLGAGLEGAPSSADLWREAGLDKMVCHEWHTEFSGDEYFGEYIRDEVWSSDQSPARINLTWRWSWGMFDDEDRVRLAVDVMPSAAWKGSWPRTGIHFAIPRPHNVSWVGYGPGEAYSDSRQAVTLGRFAAHPRDLEFEYSVPQENGTRIGMRELTLAYDSFGINIQAQPHISLPEYSDHYPSFSFHEHDEFELTKARHPYELAQNDGFWHLYIDGGQHGLGSRTCGPDVYPPHAWTPRAISIAVTMKRMPNGSLPTI, from the coding sequence ATGACTAAGCCCGCTTATATTGAAGAAGTCTCTGCTGCTACGGGTTCATTGATACCGGCTCGCACATGGCGTCCGGCAATCGAATATCGCCACCATATTTCACTCAATGGTCAATGGCAGTTTCGGCTCCACCCAACCGCCCAGATCGACGACTCTTCGCCGTGGGAAACAATTGAGTTGCCCTGCCATTGGGTTTTCAGTTCCCAACGTGACGAGCACGGAAGGCTATTGTGGACTAGAGGCAAACCGATTTACACCAATCGGCACTATCCGTTCGCACTTAATCCGCCCCATATTCCACAAGATAACCCGACCGGCGAACACAGGCGTACCTTCGTCGTCACGGCCCAAGCCTTAGCAGATATTGCTGCCGGTGGCCGGGCCATCATTCGTTTTCTCGGGGTTGAATCAGTTGCTCAAGTGCTTATCAACGATGTGGAGCTGGCAGTCTTGCGCGGGTCACGGCTCATGCATGAAGTTGATATTTCAAAAGCTGTTCATGAAGGCACCAATACGATTAGTGTAATCGTAAGTCAATGGTCGGCAATGAGCTACGTTGAAGATCAAGACCAGTGGTGGCTTGCCGGTATTTTCCGCGATGTGGATTTCTATGTTGACTGTGCAGGCAGTTTCCGCGATGTTCGCCTCCACGGAGATTATGATCCAGAAACTAACACAGCAACACTACATATTCGCGTCGAGTCTGACGAGGCCGCTTACACGTGCCGTATTGGTAACCACGAGCATGTGTTACGGGCAGGGCGCTGGGAGAGCGTCGTCGTCGAATCTGGCCTACCGTGGAGTCCAGATGCGCCGCACCTATATCCTCTCACGCTCACCAACAGCGCAGATACTCGCACGATCCGGGTTGGATTTCGGCGTATTGAAGTCTTTCATGGAGATCGGCCGCGCATTCTTCTCAATGGCAAAAAATTGGAACTGCGCGGAGTTAATCGTCACGAAACACACCCCGACAAGGGGCGTGCGTTTGATCCCGACCAGCTCCGGCGCGACTTGACCATGATGAAACGGCACAATATCAACGCCATCCGCACAGCACACTATCCGCACGATCCGCGGTTTTACGATCTTGCCGACGAATTCGGTTTCTGGGTGGTGTGCGAAGTTGATTTAGAAACTCACGGATTTGTTTTCGGAGACTGGGTGGATAACCCAACCGATTCACCCCAATGGCGTGCAGTCTATGAAGATCGCGCCATGCGCACTATTGCCCGCGACTATAACCATCCCTCGATCATCTTCTGGTCCTTGGGCAATGAGTCTGGGTATGGTGAAAATATGGCGCGTTCGGCGGCGCTAATTCGCCGTGAAGATCCTTCTCGCCCCATACATTACGAAGGTGACTATGATGGGCGCATTAGTGACGTCCACTCGCGCATGTATTTACCGATTGAGCAGATTCATGCGATCTGTTCTCCTGACGGTGATGTGCCGCTGAGCGATGTTGCTACCTGGGGTCATATTCGGCAATTTCCATTGCTGAACTGCGAATACGGCCATGCGATGGGTAACGGTCCGGGCGCTTTGGTTGACTATGACGAATGTATTGACCGATACGAACAGTATCATGGTGGTTTCGTATGGGAGTGGCGCGATCATGGGTTGCGCACGTGGGACGAGGCCGAAGAATACTTTGGGTACGGTGGAGATTTTGGTGAGCGTACGCACGACTCGAATTTTGTTATCGATGGTTTAGTGCGTTCTGATGGTGTTCCTTCCCCGGCTTTAGCTGAGCTCAAAGCGGTCTACACGCCAGTGAAATTAACAGCTAGAGCTGAACCAGGGCGGTTAATCGTCGATGTTCACAACCGGTTCCATGCCCAACGCTCTCGGATTGTGACCACCCATGTGTATGTGGATCAGACCTATTTAGGTGTAGTAGACCACGATGTTGCTCCCGGAGAACGCGAAACGATTCTTTGGGAAAACAATGCGATTTCACCCGAGAGTGTGATCAATCTTGTCTCGCGCCGAAATTCGATTCCGATTCCAGGTAATTCGTGGGAAGAAGAAGGATGGGAGGTGAGCCGGACCCAGATCCGCCCAACGGTGAGTCCACTGCGCTATCCGCGCACCGAGGCAGTTGAGCGCGCAACCCAGCCACTGGTGCAGATCGAGGGGGAACAACTAATACGTGCCCTTGGCCTGCCTATCGACGATATTCGCCCTTCGCTGTGGCGGGCACCAACAGATAATGATGAATCTCGTGGATTTGGCTCCTTTAGTTTGGCAAGTCCAGCCAAGACCTTGGGCGCTGGCCTAGAAGGAGCGCCGTCGTCAGCAGATCTGTGGCGCGAGGCCGGCTTGGACAAGATGGTGTGCCACGAGTGGCATACCGAGTTTTCCGGCGACGAATATTTCGGGGAATATATCCGGGACGAAGTGTGGTCGAGCGATCAGTCACCGGCGCGCATCAATCTCACGTGGCGGTGGAGCTGGGGTATGTTCGACGACGAAGACCGAGTGCGGCTTGCAGTTGATGTGATGCCTTCAGCTGCCTGGAAAGGTTCTTGGCCACGCACCGGTATTCATTTCGCGATACCGCGCCCCCACAACGTTTCATGGGTTGGGTATGGGCCAGGAGAAGCATATTCAGATTCTCGCCAAGCGGTCACTTTAGGACGCTTTGCGGCCCATCCGCGTGATTTAGAGTTTGAGTATTCGGTACCCCAAGAAAACGGGACTCGAATTGGTATGCGGGAGTTGACATTAGCGTATGACTCGTTCGGGATCAACATTCAGGCCCAACCCCATATCAGCTTGCCGGAATATTCTGACCACTATCCATCGTTTAGCTTCCACGAGCACGATGAGTTTGAGCTAACGAAAGCTCGCCATCCGTATGAGCTGGCACAAAACGACGGATTCTGGCATCTTTATATTGACGGCGGGCAACATGGTTTAGGTTCGAGAACTTGCGGTCCAGATGTTTATCCGCCCCATGCGTGGACGCCACGAGCTATCAGTATCGCAGTGACTATGAAGCGCATGCCAAACGGCTCCCTACCAACTATCTAG
- a CDS encoding carbohydrate ABC transporter permease — MRKLTKLKLSDGTEYTPSREGIPAQSIAPTSVARWITRAILLLALVYFLFPVYWVIVAATKTNSQLVSTNGLWFDNINLFENHETLMVWTRGMFWRWVLNSLLYSTVAGIVGTLISVMAGYATAKFNFSGKGVVMGVIMSGLLMPAALLTIPLYIIFHHIGITNTMWSIIIPACVSPFGVFLGRVYAQTSVPTELIEAARIDGAGEARIFFTMVLRLLAPAMVTIFLFIFVGTWNNFLLPLMMVTADEIKPVTLGLYGMMSYFAPEKGAVMLGALLGVLPLIVLFLAMQKYWQSGLAAGSVKG; from the coding sequence ATGCGAAAATTAACGAAACTAAAGCTCAGTGATGGCACAGAATACACTCCTTCGCGGGAAGGGATACCAGCACAATCCATTGCCCCGACTTCGGTGGCACGTTGGATTACGCGAGCTATCTTGCTCCTAGCGTTGGTCTACTTCCTCTTCCCGGTGTATTGGGTGATTGTGGCCGCCACGAAAACTAATTCTCAACTCGTTTCCACAAACGGATTATGGTTCGATAACATCAACTTGTTTGAAAACCACGAAACCTTGATGGTGTGGACGCGCGGAATGTTTTGGCGATGGGTGCTCAATTCTTTGCTCTACTCTACAGTGGCGGGCATTGTGGGCACGTTAATCTCCGTCATGGCCGGGTATGCTACTGCAAAGTTCAACTTCTCTGGCAAAGGCGTGGTTATGGGTGTGATCATGTCTGGTTTGTTAATGCCAGCTGCACTATTGACCATCCCGCTATACATTATCTTCCATCACATAGGAATCACCAACACTATGTGGTCGATTATTATCCCGGCCTGTGTGAGCCCGTTTGGCGTATTCTTAGGCCGCGTTTATGCTCAAACCTCTGTGCCAACTGAACTGATTGAGGCGGCTCGAATTGATGGCGCTGGCGAAGCGCGAATCTTCTTTACCATGGTATTGCGGTTGTTGGCACCGGCTATGGTAACGATTTTCTTGTTCATCTTCGTTGGAACATGGAACAATTTCCTTTTGCCATTGATGATGGTGACTGCTGATGAAATTAAACCAGTCACTCTCGGTCTCTACGGCATGATGAGCTACTTCGCACCAGAAAAGGGAGCAGTAATGTTGGGTGCACTGCTTGGTGTTCTCCCACTGATCGTATTGTTCCTTGCGATGCAAAAGTATTGGCAATCAGGGCTTGCAGCTGGTTCTGTAAAGGGCTGA
- the fbaA gene encoding class II fructose-bisphosphate aldolase — protein sequence MAIATPEVYNEMLDRAKAGKFAYPAINVTSSQTLTAAIQGFAEAESDGIIQVSVGGAEYWSGTTVKDRVAGSLGMAAYAREIAKNYDVTIALHTDHCAKQNIDSWIRPIMELEAEEVKAGRLPFFQSHMWDGSAVPLEENLEIAKELLELSVKANTILEVEIGVVGGEEDGVVGEINEKLYTTAEDGLKTIEALGLGEKGRYITALTFGNVHGVYKPGHVKLRPEILGEIQAEVGAKVGKESPFDLVMHGGSGSTAEEIATAVRNGVIKMNVDTDTQYAFTRPVAEWMLRNFDGVLKIDGEVGNKKQYDPRAWGKAAEAGMAARVVEACERLGSVGKKMR from the coding sequence GTGGCAATCGCAACCCCAGAGGTTTACAACGAAATGCTTGACCGCGCTAAGGCCGGCAAGTTCGCATACCCAGCAATTAACGTAACATCTTCACAGACCTTGACCGCTGCAATCCAAGGCTTTGCTGAGGCAGAGTCCGATGGCATCATCCAGGTTTCCGTCGGCGGTGCAGAATACTGGTCCGGCACCACTGTTAAGGATCGCGTCGCTGGTTCCCTCGGCATGGCTGCATATGCACGCGAGATCGCAAAGAACTACGATGTTACCATCGCACTTCACACCGATCACTGTGCAAAGCAGAACATCGATTCATGGATCCGTCCAATCATGGAGCTCGAAGCTGAAGAAGTCAAGGCTGGTCGTCTGCCATTCTTCCAGTCCCACATGTGGGACGGTTCAGCTGTTCCACTAGAAGAGAACCTAGAAATCGCTAAAGAGCTCCTTGAGCTTTCTGTTAAGGCAAACACCATTCTCGAAGTTGAAATCGGTGTTGTTGGCGGCGAAGAAGACGGCGTCGTTGGCGAAATCAACGAAAAGCTCTACACCACCGCAGAAGATGGCCTCAAGACCATCGAAGCTCTCGGCCTTGGTGAAAAAGGTCGCTACATTACCGCTCTTACCTTCGGTAACGTCCACGGCGTTTACAAGCCAGGTCACGTCAAGCTTCGCCCAGAAATCCTCGGCGAAATTCAGGCCGAAGTTGGCGCCAAAGTTGGCAAGGAATCCCCATTCGATCTCGTTATGCACGGCGGCTCTGGCTCAACTGCTGAAGAAATCGCAACCGCAGTGCGCAACGGCGTCATCAAGATGAACGTCGATACCGATACCCAGTACGCATTCACCCGCCCAGTGGCAGAGTGGATGCTGCGCAACTTCGACGGCGTTTTGAAGATCGACGGCGAAGTCGGCAACAAGAAGCAGTACGATCCACGTGCATGGGGCAAGGCCGCCGAAGCTGGTATGGCTGCTCGCGTCGTTGAAGCATGTGAGCGCTTGGGCTCTGTTGGCAAGAAGATGCGTTGA